The sequence below is a genomic window from Candidatus Hydrogenedentota bacterium.
CTAGCGAAGTGCGGGAACAAGCCATGGACACCATCGCGGGAAGCAAGGCGGCGTGGGTGGCGGAGGCGCTGCGGCAATTCGAGCGCCCGTTGCTCCGCTACGCGGCCGGGATTACCGGCGACGCGGAACTGGCGCGGGACATCGTGCAGGAGACCTTTCTCAAGCTCTGCACGGCGGACCGAGCGAAGGTGGACGGACACCTCGCCGCCTGGCTCCACACGGTGGTGCGCAACCACGCACTCAACGTGCGCAAGAAGGAATCGCGTATGGCGCCCCTGCTCGACGAGCACGCGGCCACGCTGGCCAACGGCGGTTCCGGACCCGGCGCCGAGGCGGACCGCAACGAAACGCATCGCCTCATCGCCGACACGATCCGCGAACTGCCTGCCGACCAGCAGGAAGCCTGCCGCCTCAAATTTCATAACGGATTGACCTACCGCGAAATCAGCGAGGTCATGGGCGTGTCCCTCGGGACCGTCTCGAACCTGGTCGCCGGCGCGCTCGACGTGCTGCGCCGCCGATTGCGGACCGAACGCGACCCGGTCCGGGAGAATTGAACCATGAGCAACAAGATCGATAACGAAAAACTGACCGCATTCATCCTCGGGGAATTGGACGAGACCCGCCTGAATGAAATTGCCCAAAAGGTGCATTCGGGTCCGGAACTCGAACGTCTTGCGCAGGAACTCCGCGAAGTCGCGAGCCTGACCCGGGAAGTCTACGCATCGGAACCGGACCTGCAACTTGATGCCACACAGCGGGAGCAGGTCATGCAGGAAGCTGTGGTGGAGCCGATGAAAGCCAAGCCGCGACGCGCAAGGACCAAGAGACAGCGTTCCGGCTGGTCATTTTGGGCAATTCGCCTCCTACCGGCGACTGCATTGATGGCGCTTCTTGTTGTAGTCCTCTTGCCGACTCTCGTCCGTCCTTTCGAATCACCCAGGCGTGGTACGCCGACCAGCTTCAAGGCTGAGCAACGTCTCTTGAGACAGATGGAATTTGAGTGTGAAATACGCTCACAACGTGTGGAACAACTGAGGAACCTCGCGAATGTTCCGGAAGCGGGAATAACGCTGAGTCTGCAGCCGGTCAGAGTCGGAGGCGAAATCAGAATAAGAGGTGATTTCTACGATGTGGATATAAACGGCACGGGTGAACGGGAGCATATTCCTTTCTACGTACGGCCGGATGGGATGGCAGTCGAGCTTAATCCCTATAACGACCCATCCCAAAACTACTGGCCGGGCCACAACACGGAGGCGTACGCGAACATTGTTGAGAACCCGTTCACACGCGCGACGGACGAGCCGCTGTCGACGTTCTCGATCGACGTGGACACGGCGTCGTACAGCAATGTGCGGCGCTTCCTTGAACAGGGGACGCTACCGCCGCCAGACGCGGTGCGCATCGAGGAACTGGTCAATTATTTCGACTACGCGTACGCGCCGCCGGAGGACCGGTCGAAGCCGTTTGCCGCGCATGTGACGGTAGCGGGCTGCCCGTGGAACGCGGAGCACCGGCTTGTGCGCATCGGGCTGAAGGGCTGGGAAATGGCGAAGACAGAGCGTCCCGCGAGCAACCTGGTGTTCCTGATCGACGTATCGGGGTCGATGCAGCCGGAGAACAAGCTGCCGCTCGTGCGGCAGGCGCTGCGCCTGCTCGCGCATCAACTCGACGAGCACGACCGCGTGGCGATGGTCGTCTACGCGGGCAGTTCCGGGCTGGTGCTGCCGTCGACGCCGGGCAACGAACGCGAGACGATCCTCGACGCCATCGACCGGCTCGATGCGGGCGGCTCGACAAACGGCGGCGCGGGCATCCAGCTTGCCTACCGGATCGCGGTCGAAAACTTCCTCAAAGGCGGCGCAAACCGCGTCATCCTCGCGACCGACGGCGATTTCAACGTCGGTATTACGAACGAGGGTGATCTGACGCGGCTCATTGAGGAAAAGGCGAAGTCCGGCGTGTTCCTGACGGTGCTCGGGTTCGGCCTGGGCAACCTGAAAGACGCGACGATGGAGCATCTGGCCGACAAGGGCAACGGCAACTACGCGTATATCGACACGTTGAACGAGGCGCGCAAGGTGCTCGTCGAGCAGATGAGCGGGACGCTCGTGACCATTGCGAAGGACGTGAAAATCCAGGTCGAGTTCAACCCGGCGCAGGTGGGCGCGTACCGGCTCATCGGCTACGAGAACCGCGTGCTCGCGGCGCGCGATTTCAACGACGACACGAAGGACGCGGGCGAAATCGGCGCGGGGCACGCCGTCACGGCGCTGTATGAGATCGTGCCCGCGGGCACGCCCGCGGATACGGCGCCGGTGGACCCGCTGCGCTATCAGCAGACGCCGGGGCTCAGCGATGCGGCCGCGAGCGGCGAGTTGATGACGTTGAAACTGCGCTATAAGGCGCCCGACGGCGATACCAGCGAGTTGTTGACGTTTCCCGTGAACGACACCGGGGTCGAATGGGAACTGGCCGATCCGGACTTCAAGTTCGCCGCATCGGTCGCGAGTTTTGGCATGCTGCTGCGTAGTTCGGCTCACAAAGGCAGCGCGACCTTCGACACCGTCCGCGCATGGGCCGAATCCGGCCTCGGCGGCGACCCGAGCGGCTACCGCACCGAGTTCCTCGAACTTGTGGGCAAGGCGAAGGGAATCACTGGAGAGTGAGACCGGCGGGGACTCGTGACCCCGCCCTGAATTCTCCGCACTTTCTCCCTCGTAGGGGCCAGGCATGCCTCGCCCCTACACCGGCTGCAACCGGTCCGCCGCCCTGACGGTCTTATTCCCGTACATTGCTGGTTGGCGCCGGGCACATCGCCGCCAGATGGGCCGCACCTCTGAGGAATAGCCGGAATTGCGAAAGAAACTGCTGCTGGGTTGCGGCGCGTTTATCGCGCTGGTGCTGCTGACTCTCGCCGTCTTCGTGTACCTGCTGGTACATCGCGCGGACGGAGACTATTTTGACTCGAACGGTGCGCGCATCTTCTACACAGATGAGGGCGCGGGCGAACCGGTCATCCTGATCCACGGCATCGGCGTGAACGCGGACTGGAATTGGCGGCGGACGGGCGTGACACGCGCATTGGCGAAGCACTTCCGCGTCATCGCGTTCGACTTGCGCGGCCACGGGCTCAGCGACAAGCCCGCGGACCCGGAAAGGTACGGCGTTGAGATGGTCGAGGACGTCGTGCGGCTTATGGACCATCTTGGTATCGGGAAGGCGCACGTGGCCGGGTATTCGTTGGGCGGGTTTCTCCTGCAGCGCCTGCTCGTGCTGCACCCCGACCGTATACAGAGCGCTGCCATCTGCGCGGCGGGGTGGAAAAACCCCGAAGACCCGACGCCCATCCCGAGTCCGTATCGCTCGCCCGAGGAACAACCCAAACCGCGGGCGCTGCAGGCGGCGCTGTTCCCGATGGACAATTCCAAGTCCCTGTTCCATTTTGTCCGGAACTGGATCGGCGACCGGTTCCTGAGCCAGCCCGTGAAGAAGGCCCTGAAAGCAACCTATCCGGAACTGGCCGTGCTGCAACCGGACCTGGAAGCGATCCACACGCCCACCATGTGCATCATCGGCGACCGCGACGGGTTCCGCTATCTCGCGGAGGACCTGCGCCGGCACCTGCCCGGTGTTGAGTTTGTCGAGGTGCCTGGCGCAAACCATTTCACTCTGCCGTTCTATCCGTCGTTCAAGCGCAACCTCGTCCGGTTCCTGACCGCGCACGCAATGTCCGGCGAGACCGCGCAGCCGGACTCCGCGGCGGCGGGCGCGGGCACGGCGCTCAAGGTGCTCACGTGGAACATTCAAATGCTGCCCGCCGCGTTTTCGCAAATGGACCGGCGGCTCGACAAGATGCAGGCCGAGCGCGCGCCATGGATTATTGACCACCTGAACCAGAGCGACTACGACGTGGTGTGTCTGCAGGAAGTGCTCGATGTCGCGATGCAGCGGAAACTCGAGGCGGGCCTGAAGGAGCAGTATCCGTATGAAGTGCCGCCGCAGTACGCGGCCGACGGTCGCGCATTCAGCAACGGGGTGCTCTTCATGAGCCGCGTACCCATCCGGTACGTGGCGCATGTGGTCTTCGACGACCTCTCGCGCATCGAGGTGTTCACGTCGAAGGGCTGCTGCCTGGTCGAGGGCGAGAAGGACGGCATGCCCTTCCAGCTCGCGGGCACGCATTTCCCCACGGGCAGGCAGGCGATCAAGGACAAGGCCGTCGCCGCGATTGCGGAGCGCCTGCTCGCGCCGCACCGGCGCCCGGGCGTGCCGCAGATTCTGCTCGGCGACTTCAACACGGATAAGGGCTCGCCCGAATACGATGCGCTGCTCCGCCTCACCGAAACGGCGGATTTTCCCGTGGACGACCCGCGCCCGTATAGCTCCGACAGCCGGAACAGTTGGAAGACGGGCAAGCCGAACAAGCTGAACCTGATCGACCACGTCCTGTTGAATCCCTGCGGCACGGCATCGGCTTTCATGCGCGTGACCATCCAGCGCCCAACCCGCGAATACGAAGGCCGGACCATCGACCTTGCGGACCACTACGGCGTGGCCGCGGAATTGACGCTCATGGGCGGCGGATTCGGGCAGTAACCCGCCCGGTCAGAAAAGCGGGAGCAAGCTGCGGCAGCTTGAGGCATTCGGCCAGCGAATATTCGCGAACGCGTGCGCAACCCTCTTATGCTGGAAAGAATTACAGGGAGGAAAGGTGCCATGAAAGGCAAGATCGGGACGTATCATCGCGGCTCGCTGCAGAGTCCGGGGAAAAGGACAGGCCGGCGCATATCGTGCGGGCTTGCGTTTGCGTTCTGCGTCGCGGCGGCATCCGCATGGGCCGCCGAGGCGTACACGCTCGCGCAGGGCGGCTGGACACTTGAAGTCTCACGGGACGGACGGGTCGTGCGCTGCAGGGACGCAGCCGGACGCGACCTCGCCACGGGCTTGGATATCCTGAGGGCCGGTGTGGACGCCGCCGTCGATGAAGGGGTGTGGCATGCCGCGGATAGCCCGCTGGCGGCATGCGCCAAGCCCGATCGGGTGGAGAACCACGGAGACACGGTCGTCTTTGAATACGACCTGACCGCATTTTGCCCGCTGCTGGTGCATTACGAGGTGTCTTTCGTTTCCGCGGGCGGATTTCCGTGCGTCCGGCGCAGGGTGACGCTAGAACCCGCCGCGCCGCCCTTGAACCAGGACATCGCGCTGTCCGTGGGCATCCCGCTTGCCATCCAGGGTGCGGCGCCCCGTGTATTTGTGCCGCGGCAGGACGGCATCGGCGAGACGACCGGCCTGAACGGCGACCTGTGCTGGACATGGCCCCTGGACGGCGGCGGCCACACCTTCGGACGGCCCGCGCAGCACCTGGCGCTCCCGATGCTGAGTGTGGCGGACAACGACGAGTCCATCCGGCTGACGCATATCGCCGACCCGTATTTCACTTCCAGCTTTCGCTTGACGCAGGACGGGCGGCATTCCTGCGATTGTGTCTTCAACGGAGGCGCAGTCGCCTTGAATGGCCCCGTGACACGGTCGTTCTGGACCGTTATCCATTCGGGGCCGCCAAGACAGGCTGTAGAGGCGTGGTATGCCACGGCGCTCGCGGACGTGCCGCCGGGGCCCGAGTGGCTGCATGATGTCGCTTGGCAGCACTACGACTATCTCAGTCACGGTGGCAAAGGCTGGTTCGCGGACATCGACGCGGTCGCGCAGCGGGTGCCTGCCGCGGACCGGTCCAAGGTCATCTTTACGCTCCACGGCTGGTACGACATGCTGGGCCGCTACACGTTTGACGCAGGGACGGGGTTGCTCGACGACGCATGGACTGCGTTCCCGAACGCGGCCGCCGTGAAGGACAGAGGGTTCGCGACGTCCGAGGCCGTGCCTCTGACCAAGACGGCGATGCACCAGCGCATCCGCTACGCGAAAGACCGTGGGTTCCGCGTGGCGCTGTATTTTGCCGACGGACTTACGGCGTGTGAGGGCGCGGGCTTGTTTGATGAAGCGAAACTGGTCCGCTGGGGCGGCTGGGCCGGCCCCGACACGGTCGGACGGCCCTACATGCAGAATCCGGCGCATCCGGCCGTTTTTGACTGGTATTGCGTCTACTTGAAGGCGCTATTGGCAGAGTACGGGCAGGAGATCGACGCGCTGGTCTGGGACGAAACGTTCATGATCCGCGCGGGCATGACCGCGCCGCCGTCCGCCCCGGAACCGGCGTACCTGTGCGGCGCGATGATGCGCCTCGTCCGCGAACTCACGCTGCTGACCACCGCGGCGCGCCCCGATCTCGCCTTTCTGGTAAGTGATTGTATTGGCATGACGACGGATGAAAAAGCCTTCTGGACCGATGTGCCGCCCTACGCGATCATGGCCCACGGCTGCTATCAAGACAGCCATTCCCGGCCTTCCGTGTGGCCTTACGGGCTGTTTCCGAACCTGCGGAACGTCTTGTGGTCCTGCAACTGGTCCGCCGCGACCCGCTTCGACTACACCGTGTTCGGCGTCGCGCATTACGGCACGCCCGTTGCCACGAGCAACGGCTGGCTCGACGACAAAGGGTTCGCCGCGCTGACGGAAGCGCAACGGCATGCCGTCCTGGACCTTTTCAACGAGCGCAAGACACACCCGCAGACGCTGCAATGGCTCGACGGCCCGGCTCCCGTGTTCGCGGGGGGCGAGTAGCACGGCTGCGGGGCGTGTCTCAATACAGCACGGGGTCCGTTTTCCAGTCGCGGTCCTTGTCGAGACCATATTCCTTGACCCGCGGACGCCGTTCGCGGAGCAGGACCGACTCGATGCCGAGAAGATCGCCTTTGGAGGCGTCCGCTCTTCCAGCATATTCGAGCCGGACCACATGACGGCCGGGTTCCGGCCAGAAATCCAGGACTGGAACCTCTTTCACCTCCGTGTCTTCGGCGTACAGGTCGCGCGCACCGCCAATCGCGGCGCCATCAACCAACACGCGGTAA
It includes:
- a CDS encoding sigma-70 family RNA polymerase sigma factor, producing SEVREQAMDTIAGSKAAWVAEALRQFERPLLRYAAGITGDAELARDIVQETFLKLCTADRAKVDGHLAAWLHTVVRNHALNVRKKESRMAPLLDEHAATLANGGSGPGAEADRNETHRLIADTIRELPADQQEACRLKFHNGLTYREISEVMGVSLGTVSNLVAGALDVLRRRLRTERDPVREN
- a CDS encoding VWA domain-containing protein; amino-acid sequence: MEFECEIRSQRVEQLRNLANVPEAGITLSLQPVRVGGEIRIRGDFYDVDINGTGEREHIPFYVRPDGMAVELNPYNDPSQNYWPGHNTEAYANIVENPFTRATDEPLSTFSIDVDTASYSNVRRFLEQGTLPPPDAVRIEELVNYFDYAYAPPEDRSKPFAAHVTVAGCPWNAEHRLVRIGLKGWEMAKTERPASNLVFLIDVSGSMQPENKLPLVRQALRLLAHQLDEHDRVAMVVYAGSSGLVLPSTPGNERETILDAIDRLDAGGSTNGGAGIQLAYRIAVENFLKGGANRVILATDGDFNVGITNEGDLTRLIEEKAKSGVFLTVLGFGLGNLKDATMEHLADKGNGNYAYIDTLNEARKVLVEQMSGTLVTIAKDVKIQVEFNPAQVGAYRLIGYENRVLAARDFNDDTKDAGEIGAGHAVTALYEIVPAGTPADTAPVDPLRYQQTPGLSDAAASGELMTLKLRYKAPDGDTSELLTFPVNDTGVEWELADPDFKFAASVASFGMLLRSSAHKGSATFDTVRAWAESGLGGDPSGYRTEFLELVGKAKGITGE
- a CDS encoding alpha/beta fold hydrolase, which encodes MRKKLLLGCGAFIALVLLTLAVFVYLLVHRADGDYFDSNGARIFYTDEGAGEPVILIHGIGVNADWNWRRTGVTRALAKHFRVIAFDLRGHGLSDKPADPERYGVEMVEDVVRLMDHLGIGKAHVAGYSLGGFLLQRLLVLHPDRIQSAAICAAGWKNPEDPTPIPSPYRSPEEQPKPRALQAALFPMDNSKSLFHFVRNWIGDRFLSQPVKKALKATYPELAVLQPDLEAIHTPTMCIIGDRDGFRYLAEDLRRHLPGVEFVEVPGANHFTLPFYPSFKRNLVRFLTAHAMSGETAQPDSAAAGAGTALKVLTWNIQMLPAAFSQMDRRLDKMQAERAPWIIDHLNQSDYDVVCLQEVLDVAMQRKLEAGLKEQYPYEVPPQYAADGRAFSNGVLFMSRVPIRYVAHVVFDDLSRIEVFTSKGCCLVEGEKDGMPFQLAGTHFPTGRQAIKDKAVAAIAERLLAPHRRPGVPQILLGDFNTDKGSPEYDALLRLTETADFPVDDPRPYSSDSRNSWKTGKPNKLNLIDHVLLNPCGTASAFMRVTIQRPTREYEGRTIDLADHYGVAAELTLMGGGFGQ